In Herpetosiphon gulosus, one genomic interval encodes:
- a CDS encoding DinB family protein → MREQKIVESTHSVAEIGVWLWALQDARRRTNEEIAKLSEAMIDWQPAHGDSTIGSVLYHIALIEADWLYDEVLGLDAYPEPAASLLPYPHRTKQGLLTPVFGQDLAQHCARLEQVRELLLATFNHIDLADFRRVRELAAYAVTPEWVLHHLCQHEAEHRSQIGSLRIAFERAHGIIPE, encoded by the coding sequence TTGCGCGAACAAAAAATTGTTGAATCAACCCATTCGGTGGCCGAAATTGGCGTGTGGCTCTGGGCCTTGCAAGATGCTCGGCGGCGCACGAACGAGGAAATTGCCAAACTAAGCGAGGCCATGATTGATTGGCAACCAGCCCATGGTGATAGCACGATTGGTAGTGTGCTGTATCATATTGCCCTGATTGAAGCCGACTGGTTGTATGATGAAGTGTTGGGCTTGGATGCCTATCCTGAGCCAGCTGCGAGTTTATTACCCTACCCCCATCGAACCAAACAAGGCTTATTAACTCCAGTTTTTGGTCAAGATTTAGCTCAACATTGTGCCCGCCTCGAACAGGTGCGCGAATTACTTTTGGCCACATTTAATCACATAGATTTAGCAGATTTTCGGCGAGTGCGTGAATTGGCGGCCTATGCAGTTACGCCTGAATGGGTGCTGCATCATCTTTGCCAGCACGAAGCCGAACATCGCAGTCAAATTGGCAGCTTACGAATTGCCTTTGAACGAGCGCATGGAATTATTCCGGAATAA
- a CDS encoding TetR/AcrR family transcriptional regulator translates to MDQQSTSSPPLPMRSLRERQREERAALILEVAQQVFSEKGYIETSIDEIAARAGIAKGTVYLHFASKEELVVALFEQQFKQFLQQIEQILGESLPMRLRLEHLLLDVYTRIQAQGNQVLIDLNPRLGLTTSLINKRPDLAAYSTQAMELISGLISEGQSNGELDPNVPSMVMVASLVNMLSPNSYERLLTSGQITPAELAGYLSRSFFPNL, encoded by the coding sequence ATGGATCAACAATCGACTTCAAGCCCTCCGCTGCCCATGCGTTCGTTGCGTGAACGCCAACGCGAAGAACGCGCTGCGCTCATTCTTGAAGTAGCCCAACAAGTTTTTAGTGAAAAAGGCTATATCGAAACCTCGATCGATGAAATTGCGGCGCGAGCGGGCATCGCCAAGGGCACAGTTTATTTGCATTTTGCCAGCAAGGAAGAGCTAGTAGTGGCCTTGTTCGAGCAACAGTTCAAGCAATTTTTGCAGCAAATTGAGCAGATACTTGGCGAAAGCTTACCGATGCGCCTGCGGCTTGAGCACTTACTGCTCGATGTCTATACGCGGATTCAAGCCCAAGGCAACCAAGTCTTGATCGATCTCAATCCGCGATTGGGATTAACCACCAGCCTGATCAACAAACGGCCTGATCTTGCCGCTTACAGCACCCAAGCCATGGAATTGATTAGCGGATTGATCAGCGAAGGTCAAAGCAATGGCGAACTTGATCCCAATGTGCCAAGCATGGTGATGGTAGCAAGCCTGGTTAATATGCTCTCGCCCAATAGCTACGAACGCCTGCTGACCAGCGGCCAGATCACGCCAGCCGAACTGGCGGGCTATCTCAGTCGAAGCTTTTTCCCCAACCTTTAA
- a CDS encoding cytochrome P450, which yields MTIAVRSLPHRRSRFALDIALEVKRQGTLQFFESTWRRYGDLAHLQLGSQDMFLVVHPDHVRRVMVEQRDTYSKKASYEGVRKLLLGDGLVASTGSLWRRQRKLMAPFFTPRAIETYLPIIVEDGAWFRERWSAAAKRGEPLDILTEMSVLTASIILKSMFSLEADDTIAWVKHAVETMIGFASSRQLNPVHAPLWMPTPKNRAYLAARQRVNQYIQGIIAERQRQAPDQWPNDLLTRMMQARDEETGEPMSTILLRDEAITVFFAGHETTARTLSFLWYALANNPEVAERMQAEIDSVLGDAAPTLEHLKQLPYTLQVIKETLRLYPAAPIYARDAVASDEFAGIKVPVGSRMTIMPYLTHRHPDFWDEPLRFDPDRWLPEHEAQRHPFAYHPFAAGQRICIGNNFSLFESHVVVAMLARHFALRSVPNHTPQVWMDGTLGSRNGLPMFVTQR from the coding sequence ATGACGATTGCTGTTCGTTCGCTACCGCATCGGCGCAGCCGTTTTGCACTGGATATTGCACTCGAAGTTAAACGCCAAGGCACATTGCAATTTTTTGAATCGACGTGGCGACGCTATGGCGACCTTGCCCATCTACAACTTGGCTCGCAGGATATGTTTTTAGTGGTGCATCCTGATCATGTTCGGCGAGTGATGGTCGAGCAACGTGACACGTATTCAAAAAAGGCCAGCTATGAAGGTGTGCGCAAATTGTTGTTAGGCGATGGCCTAGTAGCCAGCACTGGCAGCCTATGGCGGCGACAGCGCAAATTGATGGCTCCATTTTTCACGCCTCGGGCAATTGAAACCTATTTGCCAATCATTGTTGAGGATGGTGCATGGTTTCGCGAACGCTGGAGTGCTGCGGCTAAACGCGGAGAGCCACTCGATATTCTAACCGAAATGTCGGTACTCACCGCCTCGATCATCTTAAAAAGTATGTTTAGCCTTGAGGCTGATGATACGATTGCTTGGGTTAAACATGCGGTCGAAACCATGATTGGCTTTGCCTCAAGCCGCCAACTGAACCCAGTTCATGCGCCACTTTGGATGCCAACGCCTAAAAATCGCGCCTATCTAGCGGCCCGCCAACGGGTTAATCAGTATATTCAGGGCATCATTGCCGAGCGCCAACGCCAAGCACCCGACCAATGGCCCAACGATTTGCTGACCCGTATGATGCAGGCCCGCGATGAGGAAACTGGCGAACCAATGTCCACAATCTTGTTGCGCGATGAAGCAATTACGGTCTTTTTTGCTGGCCACGAAACCACTGCCCGCACCCTATCATTTTTGTGGTATGCCTTGGCCAACAATCCTGAGGTCGCCGAACGCATGCAGGCCGAAATCGATAGCGTATTGGGCGATGCTGCGCCAACCCTTGAACACCTCAAACAACTGCCCTATACCTTGCAAGTAATCAAAGAAACCTTGCGGCTTTACCCCGCCGCCCCGATCTATGCCCGTGATGCGGTAGCTAGCGATGAATTCGCTGGCATTAAGGTGCCAGTTGGCTCACGCATGACGATCATGCCCTATCTTACCCATCGCCACCCTGATTTTTGGGATGAGCCGCTGCGTTTCGACCCTGATCGCTGGTTACCAGAGCACGAAGCCCAGCGTCACCCCTTTGCCTACCACCCATTTGCCGCTGGGCAACGGATTTGCATCGGCAATAATTTCTCGTTATTTGAATCACATGTGGTGGTTGCTATGTTGGCACGTCATTTTGCCCTACGCAGCGTACCAAATCACACCCCGCAAGTCTGGATGGATGGTACGCTTGGCTCGCGTAACGGCTTGCCCATGTTCGTCACTCAGCGCTAA
- a CDS encoding DUF2723 domain-containing protein, producing the protein MQFTVKQLKFGTPIAPLILFGLGLLLYSTTLLPGLGGGDTAEFQRVGPTLEIAHSTGYPLYSMLTWLWSKLLPVGSIAWRVNLFSAVVAALSLTLLMQTACRLGLAQGWALACAGILGLSPTFWQQATQAEIYALAGLLQIGTIWLIVAWQQQRAPFWLLGLAAGLMLGHHRTSIFLLPWMLIAACWQQRPSLRQMLLAIGAGGLSFVAYFYIVWRTPAWQNGWSVLHEYLLGSAGGAWFDPQRALEQGWQRIFEVQMQLFGPQLTWLGWGLAGYGWWQAWQKQPALAVMLGGSYCSILGFCLAYFVDDLAAFGLSAYIAQALLIGFGLDALPWKRLGFGLAIGISGWLAWHTWPQINQQNTAQLEQLARQRLAEPLAAHSLVIGDGWSIESLRYLQAVEQQRLDLEFSFQADQQRIRDQLAQGRQVYALQAIPELGLQHRKVGDWWQIANIPQQFTHQTNIAWQNGIQLTGLELPSQAQGQLLIGLRWQTQAQLPSLIRFVHVLDQANRLVAQTDSPTNPSSQVWPIGQAQSDLLAVNLPPNLPAGQYLIIVGWYDQAGQRVVLNPQQDTYQLGKVLIN; encoded by the coding sequence ATGCAATTTACGGTTAAACAGCTAAAATTTGGCACACCCATAGCTCCGCTCATCCTCTTTGGATTAGGGTTACTCCTTTACAGCACAACCTTACTGCCTGGGCTTGGTGGCGGCGATACTGCTGAATTTCAACGGGTTGGGCCAACCCTTGAAATTGCCCATAGCACTGGCTATCCGCTGTATAGCATGCTGACATGGCTTTGGAGCAAATTATTGCCCGTTGGCAGCATTGCATGGCGGGTTAATCTTTTTTCTGCCGTTGTCGCCGCACTTAGTCTCACGCTGCTTATGCAAACAGCATGCAGATTAGGCCTTGCGCAAGGCTGGGCTTTGGCTTGCGCCGGAATCCTAGGATTATCACCAACCTTTTGGCAGCAGGCAACTCAAGCCGAAATTTATGCTTTGGCTGGGTTATTACAAATTGGCACGATCTGGCTGATTGTTGCATGGCAGCAACAACGAGCACCGTTTTGGCTGCTTGGGCTGGCCGCAGGCTTGATGCTGGGACATCATCGCACTAGCATTTTTTTGTTGCCTTGGATGTTGATCGCGGCCTGTTGGCAGCAACGGCCTAGCCTGCGCCAAATGCTCTTGGCTATCGGTGCTGGTGGATTAAGTTTCGTTGCATATTTCTATATTGTGTGGCGTACTCCTGCTTGGCAGAATGGCTGGAGTGTGTTGCATGAGTACCTGCTTGGGAGTGCAGGCGGAGCATGGTTTGACCCACAACGAGCGCTTGAACAAGGCTGGCAACGGATATTCGAGGTTCAAATGCAGCTGTTTGGGCCACAATTAACTTGGCTTGGTTGGGGTTTGGCTGGCTATGGTTGGTGGCAAGCTTGGCAAAAACAACCTGCCTTAGCGGTTATGCTCGGCGGTAGCTATTGTAGCATCCTCGGCTTTTGCCTAGCCTACTTTGTTGATGATCTCGCGGCTTTCGGGCTGAGTGCCTATATAGCGCAAGCCTTATTAATTGGTTTTGGTTTGGATGCCTTACCTTGGAAACGTTTGGGGTTTGGCTTAGCTATAGGGATAAGTGGCTGGCTCGCTTGGCACACTTGGCCTCAGATTAACCAGCAAAATACGGCTCAGCTTGAGCAGCTTGCTCGCCAACGTTTAGCCGAGCCGCTGGCAGCCCATAGTTTGGTGATTGGCGATGGTTGGAGCATTGAAAGTTTGCGCTATTTGCAAGCAGTTGAGCAGCAACGGCTTGATCTTGAATTCAGCTTCCAAGCCGATCAACAACGGATTCGTGATCAATTGGCTCAGGGACGGCAGGTTTATGCGCTCCAAGCAATTCCTGAGTTAGGCTTGCAACATCGTAAAGTTGGTGATTGGTGGCAGATAGCGAATATTCCACAGCAATTTACCCATCAAACGAATATTGCATGGCAGAATGGTATTCAATTAACTGGATTGGAACTGCCAAGCCAAGCCCAAGGCCAATTACTGATCGGGCTGCGGTGGCAAACCCAAGCCCAATTACCAAGCTTAATTCGGTTTGTGCATGTACTTGATCAAGCTAATCGTTTAGTAGCCCAAACTGATAGCCCAACCAATCCTAGCAGTCAAGTCTGGCCAATTGGCCAAGCGCAAAGCGACTTGCTAGCGGTGAATTTGCCGCCTAATTTGCCAGCAGGCCAGTATCTGATCATTGTTGGATGGTATGATCAAGCTGGTCAGCGGGTTGTGCTTAATCCTCAGCAAGATACCTATCAGCTTGGCAAGGTACTGATTAATTAG
- a CDS encoding RNA-guided endonuclease TnpB family protein, producing MRTLTRCYKYRLQPTPTHVETLVQWAGCRRFVWNWALHCKQTHYQTTGQRLSYQRLAAMLVDLKRQPKTAFLRDCHSQPLQQALMDLETAFTNFFAKRAKYPRFKSRKITPHSLRFPQGVVVVDEHTISVPKIGLMKAVIHRPLQGITKGATIKQDATGAWWVVFVCHIDRHDTPLTDDHPVGIDVGLESFTTLSTGEKTAPPKFYRRNQKKLARAQSKLSRAQKGSSNRTKAKKRVAKIHQRISNQRADWLHKHALGIVQRFDVVCIEDLNIKGLVKTKLAKSFSDAALSTFMQMLHDKAEWHGRRVIKVERFYASSKTCHCCHAKNALTLADRIWTCHACGTTHDRDGNAAINMLHEGLRLLAVGTTESQNAAGDGVNPVKRW from the coding sequence ATGCGAACGCTGACCCGTTGTTACAAATACCGTCTTCAACCCACACCAACCCACGTCGAAACCTTGGTACAGTGGGCAGGTTGCCGACGCTTTGTCTGGAATTGGGCATTGCACTGCAAGCAAACCCACTACCAAACAACGGGTCAACGACTGAGTTATCAACGGCTTGCGGCGATGTTGGTTGATCTGAAACGTCAGCCCAAAACGGCTTTTTTGCGTGATTGCCATTCGCAACCGTTGCAACAAGCGCTGATGGATTTAGAAACGGCCTTTACCAACTTTTTCGCCAAACGCGCAAAGTATCCGCGCTTCAAGTCGCGCAAAATCACCCCGCACAGCCTACGGTTCCCGCAAGGTGTGGTCGTGGTTGATGAACACACCATCAGCGTGCCAAAAATCGGGCTGATGAAGGCGGTTATTCATCGCCCCTTGCAAGGCATAACGAAGGGTGCAACGATCAAACAAGATGCAACGGGCGCATGGTGGGTCGTATTTGTCTGTCATATCGACCGCCATGATACTCCACTTACAGATGATCATCCTGTGGGAATCGATGTGGGGCTTGAATCATTCACCACCCTGTCAACAGGCGAGAAAACTGCGCCGCCGAAGTTCTACCGCCGAAACCAGAAGAAACTTGCCCGCGCTCAGAGCAAACTATCTCGCGCTCAAAAGGGCAGTAGCAACCGCACCAAAGCAAAGAAGCGCGTTGCCAAAATTCACCAGAGAATCAGTAACCAACGCGCCGATTGGCTGCACAAGCATGCGTTGGGGATTGTTCAACGATTCGACGTGGTGTGCATCGAAGATCTGAATATCAAAGGCCTTGTGAAAACCAAGCTGGCCAAGTCGTTCAGTGATGCCGCCCTGAGTACCTTCATGCAAATGCTGCACGATAAAGCGGAATGGCATGGACGACGGGTGATTAAGGTAGAGCGTTTCTACGCCTCATCGAAGACCTGTCACTGCTGCCATGCCAAAAACGCCTTGACGCTAGCGGATCGAATCTGGACATGCCACGCCTGTGGCACGACCCATGATCGTGATGGCAACGCGGCGATCAACATGCTGCATGAAGGGCTACGCCTGCTTGCCGTTGGGACGACGGAAAGCCAAAACGCTGCTGGAGATGGTGTAAACCCAGTGAAACGCTGGTAG
- the tnpA gene encoding IS200/IS605 family transposase: MQTPTKRTSHSVYNLNYHLVFVTKYRHCVLKGRIADHLKAVIPTICTRYGWDQLALEVMPDHVHLFLSAPPTTAPMVIGKTLKSILAVDVFRTFPTLKRRHFWGSGLWTDGCYYGSAGTVSAQTIAMYSANQKEA; encoded by the coding sequence ATGCAAACGCCAACCAAACGCACGTCCCACAGTGTGTATAACCTTAACTATCATTTGGTGTTTGTTACCAAATATCGGCATTGCGTGCTTAAGGGACGCATTGCCGATCACCTCAAGGCAGTCATACCAACAATCTGCACCCGCTATGGTTGGGATCAATTAGCCCTTGAAGTGATGCCCGATCATGTGCATTTGTTTCTCTCAGCACCGCCCACAACCGCACCCATGGTGATTGGGAAGACGTTGAAAAGCATCCTTGCTGTGGATGTGTTTCGCACGTTCCCAACGCTGAAACGCCGCCATTTTTGGGGTAGTGGGCTTTGGACTGATGGATGCTATTACGGTTCGGCGGGAACGGTTTCCGCCCAAACCATTGCCATGTATAGCGCCAATCAAAAGGAAGCCTAA
- a CDS encoding helix-turn-helix transcriptional regulator: protein MTYLRIKELAEEQGLNITTFARKAELSYTTAHNLWHDRTDQLNRRTLDRAATALGVTVSDLFGGKPGVPQEADQGADEGDTKRSGV from the coding sequence ATGACCTATCTGCGAATCAAAGAACTTGCCGAGGAACAGGGGTTGAACATAACAACCTTTGCACGTAAGGCTGAGTTGTCCTACACAACAGCCCACAATCTCTGGCACGACAGGACAGATCAACTCAACAGAAGAACTCTTGACCGCGCCGCAACGGCGTTAGGGGTAACTGTTTCAGATCTTTTCGGCGGCAAGCCAGGTGTGCCACAGGAAGCCGATCAAGGGGCGGATGAGGGCGACACCAAGCGCAGTGGGGTATAA
- a CDS encoding glutaredoxin family protein, whose protein sequence is MSKHVVVYGRTSFCPDLARSQRFLAANNVAYTQINIDQDAEAGALVEGWVGHRSVPTIVIAEAGSNVPFEAPAPLPAGRQARSYDRGTVITEPSDEALSGFLKRNGLLS, encoded by the coding sequence GTGAGTAAACATGTCGTCGTGTATGGTCGAACGAGCTTTTGCCCGGATTTGGCTCGTTCGCAGCGTTTTTTGGCCGCTAACAACGTGGCCTACACCCAGATCAATATCGATCAAGATGCTGAGGCAGGAGCCTTGGTTGAGGGGTGGGTTGGGCATCGCAGTGTGCCCACAATTGTGATTGCCGAAGCGGGCAGCAATGTGCCATTCGAAGCGCCAGCGCCATTGCCAGCAGGCCGCCAAGCTCGCTCGTATGATCGTGGCACGGTGATTACTGAGCCAAGCGACGAGGCCTTAAGTGGTTTCTTGAAGCGCAACGGTTTGTTGAGTTAA
- a CDS encoding GAF domain-containing protein, producing MPDASNGHVLIVEDDLSISRMFQLLLRDAGYRVSLANSSEEALQFVRVITPDIILLDISLPGMNGVDLTRHLRSNPAIPFIPIIQITALGDLRTKVAALDAGADDILVKPIELSELLARLRVMLRLQKNRRGLEESTRQMHILYAISQTLNSSLDINSILRDLVLQLANALGAVRTSIILVNDHNTPFYASSVKETLNTESIQRVIRDGVAGWVMRAMKPLIIADTARDPRWISLDRRTETTRSILSVPLIHQGIVVGVVTAAHTRTNYFTQEHLELAQNIGNQSVTAFNHAQLFQTTVQQKSLLERRSQMLEELLNVGERLSLNLPLQDVLNELAQAIHRSLGFRQVIIHVFGIDDVEPAQGVAGVQREQIQQLWTNAQIQQSIVPLLRERFRISRSYFVPSGYKLDDEETNQLPFGAIGIRQADYLFVPLGSPQQLLGLMIVDLPNNLITPDLATIQALEVFANHGTTAVNNNRLFAREHTRANQLQLLVELGRNFAELMTPDQLLRLVASLVRHSFGFNSVAILLKHNNEFMLRAGTHNFAHNPYNQPLSIDARILQALEHYQSWLSNNSEQFCLNYEWGEPTIVAELIVPLHTHEGIQGLLVIGHSDPSALDGLTQSILGAIAVQLTVGLDNAKLFLREQEYIQQLNRVNDIALQLTSTTTEPAFHEIMQQVAAMFQAPQSMLVLVDPDQRQITRSIAYPQSWLHELPALPELLASLDESRVQMLNHQHASALGEVLRQAEVNTVVVAQLYSAERLQGLLLIKPADMHYVWRSNDRNLLQTLATLFAQALENQQLQAQRLERLRADLQRYMAPPLVEQLLSEGGFGEASERDIVVLFADLRGFTALSENLAPQVVVKQILNRFFDEMTAVLYRYDAIIDKFLGDGLMAVFGSVRPLPNDAERAMNAAIDMQQTFAKLQTEWQASFGYAIGLGIGMSCGRAVVGNIGSAQRMDYTVIGDVVNTASRLVGIAEAGQIIITQPLAQRLKRHKRQLEELEPVQLKGKRELQAIYAIRKSR from the coding sequence ATGCCTGATGCAAGCAATGGCCATGTGTTAATCGTCGAAGATGACCTCAGTATTAGCCGGATGTTTCAACTGCTGCTACGTGATGCTGGCTATCGCGTATCATTGGCCAACAGCAGCGAAGAAGCTTTGCAATTTGTCCGCGTCATCACTCCTGATATTATTTTGTTGGATATTTCCTTGCCCGGCATGAATGGGGTTGATCTCACTCGCCATTTGCGCAGTAACCCCGCAATTCCCTTTATTCCAATTATTCAAATCACGGCGCTCGGCGATTTGCGCACCAAAGTTGCCGCACTTGATGCTGGGGCCGATGATATTTTAGTCAAGCCAATCGAGTTATCCGAGCTTTTGGCGCGTTTGAGGGTAATGCTGCGGTTGCAAAAAAACCGCCGTGGCCTCGAAGAATCGACCCGCCAAATGCATATTTTATATGCCATCAGCCAAACGCTCAACAGTTCGCTCGATATTAATAGCATTTTGCGCGATTTGGTGCTGCAATTAGCCAATGCCTTGGGCGCAGTTCGCACCTCGATTATTTTAGTTAACGATCATAACACGCCATTTTATGCCTCGTCGGTCAAAGAAACCCTCAACACCGAGAGTATTCAACGGGTCATTCGCGATGGTGTGGCCGGATGGGTTATGCGGGCCATGAAACCGTTGATCATCGCCGATACCGCCCGCGACCCTCGCTGGATCTCGCTTGATCGTCGCACCGAAACCACCCGCTCGATTTTATCAGTACCACTAATTCATCAAGGGATTGTGGTTGGTGTGGTTACCGCAGCCCATACCCGTACCAATTATTTTACCCAAGAGCACCTTGAATTAGCCCAAAATATTGGCAACCAAAGCGTTACAGCTTTTAATCACGCCCAACTTTTTCAAACCACCGTCCAACAAAAGAGCCTGCTCGAACGCCGCTCGCAAATGTTGGAAGAATTGTTGAATGTCGGCGAGCGCTTGAGCCTCAATTTGCCCTTGCAAGATGTTTTGAATGAGTTAGCCCAAGCGATTCATCGTTCGTTGGGTTTTCGCCAAGTGATTATTCATGTGTTTGGGATTGATGATGTTGAGCCAGCCCAAGGTGTAGCCGGAGTTCAGCGCGAACAAATTCAACAACTCTGGACCAATGCCCAGATTCAGCAAAGCATTGTCCCGTTGCTGCGGGAGCGGTTTCGCATCAGTCGCTCGTATTTCGTGCCTTCAGGCTATAAGCTTGACGACGAAGAAACCAATCAACTGCCATTTGGCGCGATTGGGATTCGCCAAGCCGATTATTTGTTTGTGCCCTTGGGTAGCCCGCAACAATTGCTTGGACTGATGATCGTCGATCTGCCAAATAATTTGATCACCCCCGATTTAGCCACGATTCAGGCGCTCGAAGTCTTCGCCAACCATGGCACAACCGCAGTTAACAATAATCGCTTGTTTGCGCGAGAGCATACCCGGGCCAATCAATTGCAATTGTTGGTTGAATTAGGCCGTAATTTCGCCGAGCTGATGACTCCCGATCAACTATTGCGCTTGGTTGCCTCTTTGGTTCGCCATAGTTTTGGCTTCAACAGCGTGGCAATTTTGCTCAAGCACAATAACGAATTCATGCTGCGAGCCGGAACCCACAATTTTGCCCATAATCCCTACAACCAACCATTGAGCATCGATGCGCGAATTTTACAAGCCTTAGAGCACTACCAAAGCTGGCTCAGCAACAATAGCGAGCAGTTTTGCTTAAATTATGAGTGGGGTGAGCCAACGATCGTCGCCGAGTTGATCGTGCCCCTCCATACCCACGAAGGCATTCAAGGCCTCTTGGTGATTGGGCATAGCGATCCAAGTGCCTTAGATGGCCTCACTCAATCAATTTTAGGAGCAATTGCGGTTCAGTTGACCGTTGGGTTGGATAACGCCAAGCTGTTTTTGCGCGAACAAGAATATATTCAACAACTTAATCGAGTTAACGACATTGCCCTACAACTAACCAGTACCACCACCGAGCCAGCATTTCATGAGATTATGCAGCAAGTTGCGGCCATGTTTCAGGCTCCCCAAAGTATGTTAGTGTTGGTTGATCCCGATCAGCGCCAGATTACCCGCAGCATTGCCTACCCACAATCGTGGTTGCACGAGCTACCAGCCTTGCCAGAGTTATTGGCCAGCCTCGACGAAAGTCGCGTACAAATGCTCAACCACCAGCATGCCTCGGCTTTAGGCGAAGTATTACGTCAAGCTGAAGTGAATACTGTGGTGGTAGCCCAGTTGTATAGTGCAGAACGCTTGCAAGGCCTTTTGTTGATTAAGCCCGCTGATATGCACTATGTTTGGCGCTCGAATGACCGTAATTTGTTGCAAACCCTGGCCACGCTATTTGCCCAAGCCTTGGAAAACCAACAACTGCAAGCCCAACGCCTAGAACGTTTACGCGCCGATTTACAACGCTACATGGCTCCGCCCTTGGTTGAGCAATTGCTTAGCGAAGGTGGTTTTGGCGAGGCTAGCGAACGCGATATTGTGGTGCTATTTGCTGATTTGCGTGGGTTTACGGCGCTCAGCGAAAATCTCGCACCCCAAGTCGTGGTCAAGCAAATTCTCAATCGTTTTTTTGATGAAATGACTGCTGTACTCTATCGTTATGATGCGATTATCGATAAGTTTTTGGGCGATGGCTTGATGGCGGTTTTTGGCTCGGTGCGGCCATTGCCCAACGATGCTGAACGTGCCATGAATGCCGCAATCGATATGCAGCAAACCTTCGCCAAACTGCAAACTGAATGGCAAGCCAGCTTTGGTTATGCAATTGGCTTAGGGATTGGCATGAGTTGTGGGCGGGCAGTGGTTGGCAATATTGGCTCAGCCCAACGCATGGATTACACCGTAATTGGCGATGTGGTAAATACGGCTAGTCGCTTGGTGGGGATTGCCGAGGCTGGGCAAATTATTATCACCCAGCCGTTGGCCCAACGTTTGAAGCGGCATAAACGCCAACTTGAGGAGCTTGAACCAGTTCAACTCAAAGGCAAACGCGAATTACAAGCGATCTACGCCATTCGTAAGTCACGCTAA
- a CDS encoding menaquinone biosynthesis protein: MLGVIDYLNTQPMDYGITERLPHVPVQRGVPTAINAAVLRGEVAVAPMSVYEWALHADELLVVRDFSIATIGAVNSVNLFSWSADPRQLDGQPVALTTDSATSINLLRVLCERHYRIQPEWRSMASNLDAMLAECQAGLMIGDKALVEAATRRHLGERGLPYCFDLGDEWLKLSGLPFVFAVWVVRRDQAEAVREAGIVPALRAAKAENLMRIDELAQLYAPRISISPGVCAKYLRDLRYHLTSVDLEGLHTFLRYAVPSFQPSQLEWFSE, translated from the coding sequence ATGCTTGGTGTAATTGATTATTTAAATACACAACCGATGGATTATGGCATTACCGAGCGTTTGCCGCATGTGCCTGTCCAACGCGGAGTGCCAACGGCGATCAATGCGGCGGTTTTACGCGGCGAGGTTGCGGTTGCCCCAATGTCGGTCTATGAATGGGCCTTGCATGCTGATGAGTTGTTAGTGGTGCGTGATTTCTCGATTGCCACGATTGGAGCAGTCAATAGTGTCAATCTCTTTTCGTGGTCGGCTGATCCACGCCAACTCGACGGCCAGCCAGTTGCATTAACCACCGATTCGGCTACCAGCATCAATTTGCTCAGAGTGCTGTGCGAGCGCCATTACCGCATTCAACCGGAGTGGCGTTCTATGGCCTCGAATCTTGATGCAATGTTGGCAGAATGTCAGGCTGGCTTGATGATTGGTGATAAAGCTTTAGTTGAAGCAGCCACCCGTCGGCATTTGGGCGAACGTGGTTTGCCCTACTGCTTTGATCTGGGCGACGAATGGCTAAAACTCAGTGGCTTGCCATTTGTCTTTGCAGTTTGGGTCGTGCGGCGCGATCAAGCTGAGGCTGTGCGGGAAGCTGGAATTGTACCAGCCTTGCGGGCCGCTAAAGCCGAAAATCTCATGCGCATCGATGAATTGGCTCAACTGTATGCACCGCGGATTAGCATATCGCCTGGCGTTTGTGCCAAATATCTACGCGATTTGCGTTATCACTTAACCTCGGTGGATTTGGAAGGCTTGCATACGTTTTTGCGCTATGCCGTGCCAAGCTTCCAACCAAGCCAATTGGAGTGGTTTAGCGAGTAA